The sequence AGCAAGCATCCCCCTCCCTCTGTTTATACTCACCTGTCAAGCTGGGGAATCTCCATGGCTGGTAGCTGAATGTttactggttgttaggatgcAGCTGGCTGCACAACTGACAATGACCTAGGTAACAAGGGACTGAATATACCCCGAGGATAGAGTGTCTGCAGTATGATCATTCCAccccgtgacccccccccccccatatgacaAATCATTGCACCAGGTACATGAACCTGTTCCATGCACTGACAGAATTCTACGGattgccttagggccctttcacaccagcggacgaacggtccgcttttcataagtccgtttacggacttacaatggttccctatgggatcacggccgttagcggatggagcatccgctaacgtccgtaatcacccgcctccgtcaggatccggtttttcagacggaagaaaaccctatttttcttccgtctgacggatcggatcggatgaatacggacagacagtccatattcatccgattccccataggggagagcggtggAGAGacagccgacagctcagcggggattaacggatgaatctccgctgagccaaacgggctaacggagcggatcaatacggatccgctccgtgtgaaggAGCCCTTAGACACACTTTATGGCCCCTTCAATATAGGCATTATTGTGGCGGCAAAACCAGACAGCTAGGGTGCATTTTTAACAGGCCTCTGCCATCTGTCAAAACCCAACAATGGCTGCCAGacagccccacacacacactgttgCGGCCATGAGGCTTTGCGATATGACAAAAAAAGTACAGCTCAGCAGGCATAACTCTTCCCCAAAAAGCCCCAAAGATAAGAATGAGGCCAAACCACAACGGTGTCTAATGGACACCGATGGTGACAAAGTGTCTCACCGCAGACTGCAAGCTGGCAGCCTTGCCCATGTGAAGGGGTCTATAAATTCCAGGGTATGCATATTCTTACAattctgtaagacccctttcacaccgaggcactttgcaggcactataacgctaaaactgtctctccagtgtgaaaaccctgAGGGCTTTGACACTGgatcggtgcgctagcaggacggtaaaaaaaaacttctactaGCAGCTTctttgtataccgctcctccactgctcctgcccattgaaattaatgggcaccgcggctataccgccggcaaagctttGTTGCAGCGGCTCTTTGAaggtgtttttaacccttttttggccactagcgggggttaaaaagcGCCCCGTTAGTGGCTGAAAAGCGCCACTTTACCACCGACGCAccaactgccccagtgtgaaaggggcctaagtgtagctgGGTTTCATAAACTGGGTATCTGGGAtcattttatacagtatatacagattcTAGTATAAGATAACCGACTGACAGCTGGATCTTTAAATCTCACGTATGATATGCTGTGAAGAATCAGCAGCCAAAACTTTTTAAATTCTTTCCACATTTATGACTACTAAACATTATtcgttaaagcggaactaaaccctctgatcgttttcagccaaggaagctgccatcttggcctgtttgatcttcaactgccaggatgctgcacatgtgatcagttatgacacaagCCATTGGATGAGAGCACAACTGTGACAGTTATATTCACGAAACGTGCTGGGAatataaatttgtttttaaactgttaaatttatggatttagttccacttttaaaaaaaaacattcacagaGAGGATGTCACGACCGTTCTTCTTCTAGTATCTGGCTGCACTTGGTCATAAAAGCCAAACTACAACCaaactcgattttttttttttaaagtcagcacctacaaacactgtagctgctgaattttaataaggacacttacctatcctagGCACCTGTGATGTTGCCCCCCGGAGGCCGACTACTCGAACCTGGCAGCTCGCGGCACTGCCATTcttactgagggaaacaggcagtggagccttgcagcttcactgcctgttccctactgcgcatgcgtgagtcttgcagtgcttttgtgaatgggcggctgctttctgggatacacacagttcccagaaggcagcgcgccccattccccagaagaaaaCGCAGGGAGAACGAGGAAGAAGACTTGCCACGGTACGGGAAGAGTCAGATTAGGAACTTCCCCGCATAGCAaccaccatttctggtaagtaaaaaaaaattatttatttttcaatgattttttttcattattttttttttttacaggattttggtgtattttttattttttttttgactggacctccactttaagtttgcaCAGAGAGTAGGGTTGAAatttgtcaggtttttttttcccgctggctGGGTTTTACTTTTATTTCTTGGCAATATACTGGGACAGGACAAGTAGAAGGAAGTCTCTCTAATGAGGACGACGACAGTAACAAAAACTTTTACAAAAGAAGAGAGACAAGTGAAATCATGcttcaggttttattgctaaaaaaaaaaaaaaaaaaaaaaaaaaaaaaaatagtgcgcTGTCTCttgaaatcagaaaaaaaaacgaattaaattaataaatacaaattttctgatttaaaaaaaaaaaaaaaaagcgaccattttttgatttttttagttTATGTTTATCTTGTGTTGGGATACAGTGGGGACAGCAGTCTCGATCTGCATGTAACACCAagcgcagttttttattttttgtagtataAAGTTTTTTCCTATTGCTCCCTGTGCAGTACTTTTCATGCCATAGGAAACAAGGCATCTTGCTTTGTCTTTGCATTGGGGCTACTCTAAAGCTAGATGATAGGCAGCATAGTCTCACTGTATCTGGTGTGAATGAGCTCTTAAGTTGGCCATAGATGggttgaaatttggctggttcagccaGGTTTTGATCAGTGTGTGGCCCTACCAGCTCTAACGATCGACTTCTGTCAAATGGATAAGTTGGAAAACTTTTGTCGATCAgtagctgcagccactgatcagtgtattctgacagcgccaaatcccactgtcagaatataatCTCCCTGAGGGGTGTGGGGGGGACTGGATGGAGGAACCTGTTCAGTCTTTCCTCTATCAGCTCCCTGGACTGAatgaaaaaacaaagcaaacttCTCTGGCCATTGCAGTACTCCTGCAGCCACTTCCTGCCTACATGCACTACAGTCCTCAGGAAGGGGGTTCCTAACAGTGACAACAGTAGACCATTCCTGTGTTGGTGAGCATCTGTACCACCACCTACAATCTCCACCGCAGGGTGACTAATCATTAAGACAACTGGGAGACAGGAACAGAACGTTGTCATCCCACgaaaggaagtgcctgaacaagaatcctcatggcaggatcaccaactATTACTCTAATGGAAGCAGTGAGGCCCCCTGTGCAACCTGGAAGTCACATGACTTGAGGCAacgcctgtgtaatcttgaggtctatggacctcaatttGCATCAAAggcggaccaaagtagtgcagggactactttaaagttgcaaggaaaagatgatccgcactccggtcgttgctcttaaacaatcaacgtatttattgacaagccacagtggaCAAACGCAAATAGGAAAGGTTGACGCGTTTTAGCCTATTACTTTAAAGTCGCACAGATAAGAACGGTACCCATTGGAAAGCAtggggtacaacttgtcatgcgactttgcaggacaagtcgcacaagtgtgaagggggcctaaaTGTAAACAAGCCGAGGCcccattttttctgctcctagaagctaaatagtgtttccccatgtgtccatgcacacactaCATTAGGCTATTAGTGTTTTTTAAACGTCAGCGTCTAAGaggaaacaaaaatgtttttgtagcGTTCCTTGGAGCGATTTTCCAGCAGAAACGCTCCTAAATGCTACTAATAGTGTTTATTTTCCCTCtttatttaaccgcttgctgaccagctgccgtcattatactgcaaaGTGTCACGATCCCACGAATCGCTGTAACTGTACTTCGGCTCGGGAACATGCTCTTGTGGGCATGCGCGCTGCCGTTGGCCAGCGGGTGAGCCAACTTGATGTCTGACGGCCACCTGCGATCGTTTCCCacagtgacagaacagggatctgcctgtgtaaacaaggcaaatctccgTTCTGACCGGGAAGATCACACAGATCCAtctttctgctaagcagaaagaTGGATCTGTGTTTcccccccagtcacacagtcccccgTACTGTTAAAAAACACAAAcggggcacacatttaaccccttgatcgcccctgatgttaaccccttacctgccagtgtcagtacaataacagtgtatatttttagcactgatctctgtaataatgtcaccggttccccacaaaagtgtcaaaaatgtcacttaggtgtccaatctgtccgtagAAATGTCGCAGCTCtgctaaaaatctctgatcgccgccattactagtaaaaaaaaatagaaaatgccataaatctatctactattttgtagatgctataacttttgtgcaaaccaatcaatatacgctttttgcgattttaccaaaaatatctagaagaatacatattggcctaaactgatgaatacattattttttttacatatttttttgggatatatattatagcagaaagtaaaaaaaaaaaactttctttttttttaaattgtcgctctttttttgtttatagcgcaaaaaaaaaaaaaacttaataggtaatcaaataccaccaaaagaaagctctatttgtgtgaaaaaaaggacatcaattttgtttgggtacagcatcgcaagaccgcgcaattgtcagttgagtgctgtatcgcaaaatatggcctggtcaggaagggggtaaatccttctgggcctgaagtggttaaaggaactacTCCTAAAACGCTACAACAAAAAGctgttagcattttttttttgtagcttcaaataaacgctagtgtgcatggagcctgaaaACTAATTTTGAAGTTCCATTAACTTGTTACAGATGATataatattaaaaagtaaggatgagctcaggcgtgctcGCAACTCCAAATGCCTgcgcccgccaggaagctgacactccgcagtactaatcacaggcagtgagacatttcccgatttgTGCGGCCAGGGATCAGGAAatgtcactgcctgtgattagcactgcggagtgtcagcttcctggcgggcgcGGGCATGTGGAGCTGagaacacgcctgagcccattCTTATTAAAAAGCAGCCAGGGTACTCGATCAGCCTAGATGGCGATCAATGGCACTTGATTACTGCAGAACACGAAAGCTGGCCTGCGGCActtctgtatacagtatatcaacCATTTTACTATAACTCCTATGACCATAGTGCCTTCATAGGCAGCGGCAAGGTACAACATCAATATTTATTAGATGTAGATCATCTATAACCAGTAATTGCAGCAAGATGCCTTTCCGTTGTCAACTAAAgtagaactgttttttttttccctccatattggatagagtaagggagggttataacccctgtcagtttttttgccacctctgtccaattggggagatttaccttctctTCCTGTTCCATAGATAAACGTCTCTTCTGGTGACAACCCGAAATTTGGGATTTGATTTCAGGCTctgtgataacagtaaacaggaggaacagaaagaaagaatctccctaatggggacacagacatcaATGAAAACATGACAGAGGGTCTAAACCCTGTAAAATAAAAGTGCAGCCTTTAGTTGTGGATGAATATATGAGTACAATGTGTAACGTGGATTTGTTTACATTGGAAGTGATGGAGCAGTATAGGGAAGCTGTGTGATGGAAACTCAGGGATGATGATCTCTGCCAGTCCCAGCACAGGGCCACCCCCCCACTAGTCCCAGCACAGGGCCCCCAACTAGTCCCAGCACAGGGGCCCCCCACAGGTCCAAGCACAGAGACCCCCCATTGTTTACATTGGAAGTAATGGAGCAGTATAGGGAAGCTGTGTGATGGAAACTCAGGGATGATGATCTCTGCCAGTCCCAGCACATGGGGCCCCCCCACTAGTCCCAGCACAGGGCCCCCAACTAGTCCCAGCACAGGGGCCCCCCACAGGTCCAAGCACAGAGACCCCCCATTGTTTACATTGGAAGTAATGGAGCAGTATAGGGAAGCTGTGTGATGGAAACTCAGGGATGATGATCTCTGCCAGTCCCAGCAAATGGGCCCCCCACTAGTTCCAGCACAGGGCCCCCTCACTAGTCCCAGCACAGGGGCCCCCCACAGGTCCAAGCAcagagaccccctccccccactgctcCCAGGCAGCACAGAGGCCCCACATCGGTCTCAGCACAGGGGGCCCCCCACTGGTCCCAGCACAGGGGCCCCACACTCGTCCCAGCACGGGGCCCCTCTGTGGGTGCTCCCCGGGTGACCTTCCCTCATGATCTGTACATGCAGAGGACgcagcagcctctcccttgcCCCCCTCTAGCCCTCGCTGCTCCCACCCCCGGTACTAGCCTGCTGTCACACACACCACCACCTCTTCCCTCTACCCCCCAACCTACCATTTTATCTCCACCGATCACCCAACTCCACAGCTCGGAGGTGTCAGCGCGCACGCGCAGTCCCCACACTGACAACCCTCCCCTTGCCGCAAAGGACGCCGGGAATTGGAGTCTCTTCCACCAAACATCCACACTCATTTGGCGGGCGGGGGCTGCCGTAAGAAAGGCTCCGCCCATAGCAACCAACTAAGCGTGGGTGACGACGCGCGCACCCTGCAAGTTCCCTGCAGCCAGCCCTGACTAGACATGTCTGAATAGAGAACACGGTCTCTGAGAGAATGAGACCATGCACAAGAATGATGGAAGGTACATAGAAATTCGCGATAAAAACTTTCTAATTACTCGGCCACAAGAACATCCTCCCACGTGGTGTCAGCTGTGCGTGAGGTGATGACGTGCACAGCGCACTACAGCTCCCAGAAGGCTGTGCGCGGCGTGTGGTGATGATGTATTGGGATGTGTGTtgtggaagtggtgctgatccgGGGTGTAGTGCCACCTGGTGACGTTGGCAGTACCTGGCGGACAGGAGGAGATATGGAAGGTGGTAAGCAGAGGAGCGGGCGGCTGTGAGGGTGAGTAGGGCGCTTGTCCCGGCTCTGTACAGCTTTACTTGAGTGTTAGTGTCTCTGGTGTGATCCTCCCCTGTACACACCCACCCAGGAAGTCATCACTATACAGACACCACCCGGGTGACAGCTCTCCCTCACCTCACCAATGGGCACACAGCCACCTATTACATGGACAACTTTTTATTCAATGGATATTTTCAGGGCCATTCACAAACACTGGAATATGGTTgccatgcagctgtgcatggcaaccaatcagcttttattttcacagtttaaagtgtaagttcacctttacagaaaaatctgtgagGTGAACTTTACACaggaccctgtcctcatccctgtTCTGAGCTGCAGTTTAGCCACCTCAGGGGTCCGGGGCTTAGACACCCCCCTCGGCATTCACTCTTCTTTCCTGCAGGGAGGACAGGCTAAGCGGGTTCTGATTGGTTGGTgccgaccaattagaatgctcctaaaCGTCCTCCCTGatggcattatgattgccctcaaaagggccggttgtatctgtaagatttggatgtcagcgcatcccctccccattacattagatgtcaccccacaatcagaagttgagtcccccactctcccttacatcacagtgcacccccctttccttatgctgctgctgggaagaagctggatgcattgcttgaaagcagaaagtaagggtctggagtaggaccagaggaggactggagctgcaggagaggtgcgagggccacatgaaatggcctggagggccggattcagcccgcgggccttgtgtttgacacctgtggtataggaggttaaagtgttaccaaactcacaaaaataaaatcagtttgtatatacagcatagcatgcttgttatactcactgtggaacttaaggggtttatcctctgcattgtgtaaaaaggctgtattTTCTATCTGGAGAACCAGCTAACGCAGGCAGGGTAGctgatctgcacatgctcagttgtgtcttttatgttgGAGAGAaatttacttgttctcagagatagCCAGATCACATGATTTTGACATCACACATATGGGCATGTATACAGGCTGcaatggaaatctcctcctacctgaactcgcAGCACTGGAGAAgctgtgcagtttatcatgtaaccgtGGTATGCAGATCATCCAAAAAAGTATATAGTGGcaacattttaatgtaaaaataagattgttggcactgtgggggggggcagattaactattttcatattactgggtttagtaacaacaCTTTAAGCTCCAGGGATTTCTAAGCCCTGGAGTCATAAGGCGGCTATACCGGGGATCAGAATGGGAGActggggagggggtcctgtgtaatttcaccttacagattttcatCTCAAAGTGGCTGTATACCACTGGTGGTGGAAGAATAAAAATCCTGCAAGGCattgttataatgtgctagtttgcatcgaatactagcacattataatagACTTACCTTAGAAAAAAGCCCCCCAGCGCCCCAATGTCAGCGTGGAGACAGCTgatatcttcacccggtcttccttttgAGTTTTTGCGGCCTCCGGCTACATGATAACGTcactttctctagtcgtcttccaggacggcaccctgagagatgactggcttctcctgacaggaaacacaatcaaaaagaggttaaaaaccccgccccttcccgtgctcctcagttcttgattgtgtttccccacagcgaaacgtttatttttttctgacctaaggcctggggctggtggtccccccctgggAACTGAACCGCAGGCACTGGGTAGCCTTTGGGTTTAGCGAAAAATTCCATTCCTAGGGGGTCCCTTCTTGCTCAGGGGGGACTCACTATGTGGGTTGAAGAACCCCCCTGAGTGCTGGAGTCTCCTGGGGATAGGTGGCTATTCTGGAGCTCCAGGGGCTgatccactctctctctctaagCTTTCCCCTTACCTTGGAGGTCTGTGGGTCAGGCTCTCTCCGGTGGTGGGGGTTTTCTGTGCGGTCTGGGGCTGCGACTGGGTCGTCCTGGATTCCCTGGAGCGTTCATTGCCGTTTTCGAATTTGGCGCCAAAACCGGCGTCTCACAGAGCCGGCGGCGCAgggcaatgacgtcacacgcgcgGCGCGTGTCACTTCCGGGTCGGCTCAGCAAAGATGGCGCGCTGCAGCTCCAACACGCCAGTCGGCTTCCCACGGCACCGGAGACACACGAAAGGGCAGCAGCAGCCGAGAGAGAGCGGCGCCTTCATCCTCACGCGATGGAGCGAGAGGTCCGGTCGTCTACGACCCCGGCTGCGGAGGAGACCACAGGGGGTGAGTCTTCCTGGACACAGGTATGGTGGGTTGGGACCCAGTAGTTGTTCCCTAGTATTTACATACATGCCTGTGTATCCTTTTCTTTCTAGGGGAGGATTTTGTTGCCCAGGGGGGTGCTAGTCGTTCAGTTAAGGACACTAGTCGCTCTAAAAAATGTGGCTATTGTAGTGGCAAGTTACCCTCAGATTATTCCAAACCCTTTTGTGCTAAATGTATCATTAAATTGGCAGGGAAGGAGACCTCTGAAATTCTGAAAGGATTTCTTGAGGTCCAGTCTGAGATGCTTTCTACTCTTAAAGAATTTCATGTGTCTTTAAAGAGCAAAGAGCCTGAAGCCCCCATCGCAGGGCCCTCTTCTCAAGAAAGTTCCTCTTCGCAGATTTTTAGAGTCCGCCAGGAATCCCTTGGTTCCTTAGTATCTGACTCTGAAGATTCAGAGATTCCTCCTCAGGAGGAAGGTTCTGTTGGTCAGGCGGAAGAAGAAAATGAGGATACTAGGACAGGCAGATATGTCTTTGCTGCCGACGACATGGAAGGTCTCCTTGAGGCAGTGTACGCCTCCGAGGAGATTCCACAGCCTACGGAAGAAATTTCCACACAGGATAGGTTATACCAAGGCCTGTCTAAACCTCAGGCAAAAGCTATTCCGGTACATCAGTCCCTTAAGGATATCATCCTCAGGGAATGGGCAGAACCAGAGAAAAAGCTTTTAAGATACAAGACCTGGAAACGACGTTGCCCCTTTAAAGAGGAGGAGGAAtctaaattttttaaaataccTAGATTAGATGCTCCCCTCGCGCAAATTTCCAAACAGTCGGACCTCTCCTTTGAGGACACAGGCAACTTGAAAGATCCTATGGATCGGCGGGCAGAGACCTCCTTGTGTAGGGCCTGGGAAGCTAATGCGGCTGCCTTGAGCCCCGCATTGGCTTCGGCCTGTATTGCTAGGAATGCTAATTCTTGGATCTCCAAGTTGATGGAACATGTGTCCCAGGGTTCAGACTCTAAGGGGATTCTAGAATCCCTTCAGCTCATAGGGAGCGCAGTAGCTTATTTAGCAGACACCTCAGTAGAGACGGTACGTTCTACCGCAAAGACAGGAGCCCTCCTCAACTCTGCCAGAAGAGCAGTATGGGTCAAGATGTGGAATGGGGACCTTGCGTCTAAGAACCGCCTTTGTGGTCTTCCCTTCGAGGGCTCCCTTCTCTTCGGTACAGGCCTGGATCAGGCCCTGACTAGGTCCTCAGAAAAAGGGGTGCGTTTTCCTACTAAGCCTAGACAAaacaagaaaaagttttttcgaggcccccaggggggGTTTGGAGGTAAGAACCGTTCCTCGGAGAAGAAGCCCCCTTACAACAGACGTTGGGGTGCtgggaaggaaaaacaaaaagggggtaTCCTTTTTTCCAATCCAAAACCCAGCGACAAGGACTCCAAATGACGGGAAGgtcgggggaagactctcccaGTTCCTTCCCAGGTGGGAGAGTATTACTCAAAGTCCCCACATTCTCCAAATCGTAAGGGAGGGGTACAAACTAGAGTTCCGTCAGCTTCCCCCTCCAAACTTTATTCTGACTCACTTACCCAAGGACCCTCTCAAGTCAGCAGGCCTTCTGCAAAATGTCTCAGAACTGGCACAACAGGGGGTCATAGTTCCAGTCCCTGTGTACCAGAGAGGGTTGGGAGTGTACTCCCACATCTTTGTGGTCCCCAAGCCTTCAGGCAAATTTCGATTGATTATCAATCTAAAACCCCTGaatacctccctcctccacaagagGTTTCGAATGGAGAGTATTTACAGCCTCAGGAGGCTCCTACTAAGAGAGGTATTCATGGTCACCATCGATTTAAGAGACGCGTACCTCCATGTCCCAATCTTCTTGGgtcatcagaggttcctcaggtTTGCGATCGCCTCCGCTCAGGGAGTACAGCATTGGCAATTTGCTGCCCTTCCTTTCGGACTGGCCTCCAGTCCAAGGGTCTTTACCAAGGTCCTGGCGGAGGCGATCGCTTTCCTGCACCTACAAGGGATAGCGTTAGTCCCCTATCTCGACGACTTGATACTATACAATCAAAGTCGAGATCTCCTTCTTTCGGATCTAGCCACTGTGATGACTACCCTCGAGTCCTTGGGTTGGATCATCAACAAGGAGAAATCCTCACTCCTTCCAGAGCAGAAGAAACTCTATCTAGGGTTTCTGATAGATTCCTTGGAGAGGAAGCTCTTTTTACCCAACGACAAGATCCGGGGTCTCATGTCAGTGGTCAGATCAACGTTAGAAGGAGTAGAGTCCTCCTTCAGGGACATCATGAGAGTTCTAGGCCTAATGACCTCCTGTATTCCAGCAGTCCCGTGGGCTCAGCTCCACTCCAGACCCCTCcaatttttccttctttcctcctggGACGGAAGAAGGGAATCCATAGAGCTCAGAGTCAGTCTCCCAGAACCAGTGAAGCTCTCACTGGGCTGGTGGCTCATCCCACAGAACCTACAGCAAGGTCTGTCGTGGGGCCAGATCAATCCGGTCAGGATCACCACGGACGCCAGCTCATGGGGGTGGGGCGCACATCTGGACGATCTCCGTGCCCAGGGTACCTGGGGACAACGACAGAAGGGGGCCTCTTCAAATTACCGCGAGCTATTAGCGGTCGGAGAGGCTCTGAAGGCATTCGAGGACAGAGTCTTGGACCAGGAGGTCCAGATCATTTCCGACAATGCGACCGCGGTGGCCTTCctcaaccatcagggaggcaccagATCTCGCACCCTTCTAGACTTGTCCTTAGAGATCCTGGGCTGGGCCGAGCAGAGAGTTCTCTCACTCTCGGCGGTACACCTGAAAGGGACCCTCAATCTGGAGGCAGACTATTTAAGTCGCCATCCCATTCTCCAGGGAGAATGGGAACTAAATACAGAGATTTTCAGTCTAATATGCCAGCACTTTGGCAGCCCAGAGATAGATCTCTTCGCCCGCAGGGCAAACCGGAAGGTGAAgaggttcttctctctctcccgagaACACGGCTCGGAGGGGGTGGATGCACTGGCACAGGTATGGAGGTTCCAgctagcctatgccttccctcccttGAGCCTGATTCCGAGAGTCCTGCAGAAGGTAAATCTAGCAGTAGGGAAGTTCATTCTCGTCACACCCTGGTGGCCCAAGAGGGCCTGGTTTCCCGCTCTAGAGCGAGGGTCAGTGttgcctccccttcttctccctgtcCGGGCGGACCTTCTTCGTCAGGGTCCGATTTATCACCCAGAACCCGGCTTCTTCAAGCTGACGGCCTGGTGCTTGAGAGGCGGAACCTGAGGGAGAAGGGCTGCTCCGAGAGAGTTATTGACACGCTTCTAGCCAGTAGGAAGGTAGTCACTAGGCGTATATATGCCAAAACCTGGGGTATCTTCTCTCGCTGGTGCTCAGAGAGACAGAATTCTCAGCAGGAGACCTCGGTCATCTTAGATTTTCTCCAAGATGGAGTAGACAAGGGGTTAGCCACAAGGACTCTAAGGGTTCAGGTGGCAGCCTTGTCGTATTTTTTGGATAGACGTCTATCCCTGGACCCCCTGGTCAAAAGGTTTCTTATAGCCAGAGACAGGTTGTCCCCAGTTCAGATCTCTAGGGTTCCACCCTGGGATCTTTCGTTAGTGTTAAACCAACTTACCAAGGCTCCGTTTGAGCCAATTGACACTATCCCCATCAGGTTACTCACCCTTAAATTTGCCTTCCTCTTGGCAATCACGACAGCCAAGAGGATAGGTGAT comes from Rana temporaria chromosome 2, aRanTem1.1, whole genome shotgun sequence and encodes:
- the LOC120926392 gene encoding uncharacterized protein LOC120926392 encodes the protein MLSTLKEFHVSLKSKEPEAPIAGPSSQESSSSQIFRVRQESLGSLVSDSEDSEIPPQEEGSVGQAEEENEDTRTGRYVFAADDMEGLLEAVYASEEIPQPTEEISTQDAPLAQISKQSDLSFEDTGNLKDPMDRRAETSLCRAWEANAAALSPALASACIARNANSWISKLMEHVSQGSDSKGILESLQLIGSAVAYLADTSVETVRSTAKTGALLNSARRAVWVKMWNGDLASKNRLCGLPFEGSLLFGTGLDQALTRSSEKGVRFPTKPRQNKKKFFRGPQGGFGGKNRSSEKKPPYNRRWGAGKEKQKGGILFSNPKPSDKDSK